The Clostridiaceae bacterium genome contains the following window.
TCGGAAAGATGAGTTGAACTAAAATTATTTTGTGGAGGAAAGGATTTTGAGGATTATAGGCGTTACAGGCGGTATAGGAAGTGGGAAAAGCACAGTTTCCAGGATTTTAGAGGATCTGGGGGCTGTAGTAATTGATGCAGATAAAATTTCAAGGGAGGTTACATCTCCTGGTGAACAAGCTTTTAATGAGATTGTAAACTGTTTTGGAGAGGAATATATAGGACAAAATGGCCAATTAGACAGGAAAAAGCTTGCTGCTTTGGTCTTTAGCCACCCAGATAAACTCAAATTATTAAATAGCATTACCCATAAACATATAATTGACAGAATATTAAAAATGATAGATGCAAAAGCTAAGGAAGGATATAATGGAGTAATTGCAATTGATGCTCCAATTCCGGTAGAACATGGTTTTCTGGATACTGTTGATGAAGTATGGGTTGTTGATGCTGAAAGAGATGTAAGGATAAAGAGAATTATGGAACGAAGTAATATGTCCTATGAAGAAGCTGTAAGCAGGATTAATTCCCAGATTGCTCAGTCAGATTATTTGGCTGTTGCCAATGAAGTAAT
Protein-coding sequences here:
- a CDS encoding dephospho-CoA kinase translates to MRIIGVTGGIGSGKSTVSRILEDLGAVVIDADKISREVTSPGEQAFNEIVNCFGEEYIGQNGQLDRKKLAALVFSHPDKLKLLNSITHKHIIDRILKMIDAKAKEGYNGVIAIDAPIPVEHGFLDTVDEVWVVDAERDVRIKRIMERSNMSYEEAVSRINSQIAQSDYLAVANEVIENNGSVEELEQKVVKLYFSKSENRK